One genomic window of Spiroplasma endosymbiont of Diplazon laetatorius includes the following:
- the rplL gene encoding 50S ribosomal protein L7/L12, translating into MAITKDDIIKALEEMKLTELNDLVKAIEDHFGVVAAAAVAAPAAGAGAAAPSEVSVMLTNAGGNKVSVIKLVKEMTGLGLMDAKKLVDGTLPVAIKENVKVEEAEEMKKQLMEAGASVDLK; encoded by the coding sequence ATGGCAATTACAAAAGACGATATTATTAAAGCTTTAGAAGAAATGAAATTAACTGAATTAAACGATTTAGTTAAAGCAATCGAAGATCACTTCGGAGTTGTTGCAGCAGCTGCAGTAGCAGCACCTGCAGCAGGAGCTGGAGCAGCAGCACCTTCAGAAGTTTCAGTTATGTTAACTAACGCTGGAGGAAACAAAGTTTCAGTTATTAAATTAGTTAAAGAAATGACTGGATTAGGATTAATGGATGCTAAAAAATTAGTTGATGGAACATTACCTGTAGCTATTAAAGAAAACGTAAAAGTTGAAGAAGCTGAAGAAATGAAAAAACAATTAATGGAAGCTGGAGCATCAGTAGACTTAAAATAA
- a CDS encoding Cof-type HAD-IIB family hydrolase translates to MKWWFSDYDGTINLMHNNFIDPRDLEFIKLWIDNGNKFAIATGRMEHEITPVLEKADIPYDYMICNNGAVIYEKGKGVIENATIPMESRQDIINVFESIREKHVLGYCLKDERKPYSKVDEPEVYTNPFLEQYAPRENNFEEGNFDILNSPDLNLLYIFVAESDVLTVKTLLKNKIRNCKAVTTHRNVIEIMREDVSKAYGIEVIQKLNGFETSKVYTSGDGENDIEMLEFTENSFAMQNHQPRVDKAAKHIIKNVFEIKNYIK, encoded by the coding sequence ATGAAGTGATGATTTTCGGACTATGATGGAACAATCAATTTAATGCATAATAATTTTATTGATCCAAGAGACTTAGAATTTATAAAATTATGAATTGATAATGGAAACAAATTTGCAATTGCAACAGGGAGAATGGAACATGAAATAACTCCGGTTTTGGAAAAAGCAGATATCCCTTATGATTACATGATTTGTAATAACGGTGCTGTGATTTATGAAAAAGGAAAAGGTGTTATTGAAAATGCAACTATTCCTATGGAATCAAGACAAGACATAATAAATGTTTTTGAATCTATTAGAGAAAAACATGTTCTTGGATATTGTTTAAAAGATGAAAGAAAACCTTATTCTAAAGTAGATGAACCTGAAGTTTATACAAATCCATTTTTGGAACAGTATGCTCCTAGAGAAAATAATTTTGAAGAAGGTAATTTTGATATATTAAATTCTCCAGATTTAAACCTATTATATATTTTTGTGGCTGAATCAGATGTTTTAACAGTTAAGACTTTATTGAAAAATAAAATAAGAAACTGCAAAGCAGTTACTACTCACAGAAATGTAATTGAAATAATGAGAGAAGATGTTTCAAAAGCATATGGTATAGAAGTTATTCAAAAGTTAAATGGTTTTGAAACATCAAAAGTTTATACTAGCGGTGATGGTGAAAATGATATTGAAATGTTAGAGTTTACAGAAAACTCTTTCGCTATGCAAAATCACCAACCAAGAGTGGATAAAGCAGCAAAACACATAATAAAAAATGTATTTGAGATTAAAAATTATATTAAATAG
- a CDS encoding aldo/keto reductase, with amino-acid sequence MKTRKLGKDLVVSEIGLGCMGLSFSFPPFPTREEAVAFVRKAYEMGVTFFDTAEVYGPFDNEEVIGEALEHVRDKVVIATKFGFSYTDDGKRDGVDSSEENIRRAIEGSLKRLRTNYIDLYYQHRVDPNTPIEKVAEIMKEFYEQGKIKHWGLSEASANTIRRAHSVFPVTALQSEYSLFWRDPEKEIIPTLEELGIGFVPFSPLGKGFLTGTINVDTPLEPGDFRLSVPRFQNKEYLKENLKLVEFVKELAVKKNTTPAAIAIGWVLAQKDWFVPIPGTKKIERLQENLTGAEVNFSPEELAEIREKLDQIEIIGDRYGAEATKMIDKS; translated from the coding sequence ATGAAAACAAGAAAATTGGGAAAAGATTTAGTTGTCTCTGAAATAGGATTGGGTTGTATGGGGTTAAGTTTTTCATTTCCACCTTTCCCAACCAGAGAAGAAGCCGTGGCGTTTGTAAGAAAAGCTTATGAAATGGGAGTTACATTTTTTGACACAGCAGAAGTGTATGGCCCTTTTGATAATGAGGAAGTTATTGGAGAGGCGCTTGAACATGTAAGAGACAAAGTTGTTATAGCAACCAAATTTGGTTTTAGTTATACCGATGATGGAAAACGTGATGGTGTTGACAGTAGTGAAGAAAATATTAGAAGAGCAATTGAAGGGTCTTTAAAAAGACTAAGAACCAATTACATTGATCTTTACTATCAACATAGAGTGGATCCAAACACTCCAATTGAAAAAGTTGCTGAAATTATGAAAGAATTTTATGAACAAGGAAAAATTAAACACTGAGGTTTAAGTGAAGCTTCAGCAAATACGATAAGAAGAGCTCATAGTGTGTTTCCAGTTACAGCACTTCAAAGTGAATATTCATTGTTTTGAAGAGATCCAGAAAAAGAAATCATTCCTACACTAGAAGAATTAGGAATTGGTTTCGTACCATTTTCACCATTGGGAAAAGGTTTCTTGACAGGAACAATAAATGTGGACACTCCTCTTGAACCAGGAGACTTTAGATTATCTGTTCCAAGGTTTCAAAATAAAGAATACTTAAAAGAGAATTTAAAGTTAGTAGAGTTTGTAAAAGAACTTGCAGTTAAAAAAAATACAACACCAGCAGCAATTGCTATTGGTTGAGTTCTTGCACAAAAAGATTGATTTGTACCAATACCAGGAACAAAAAAAATTGAAAGATTACAAGAAAACTTAACAGGAGCTGAAGTTAATTTCAGTCCTGAAGAATTAGCTGAAATAAGAGAAAAATTAGACCAAATAGAAATCATCGGAGATCGTTATGGTGCAGAAGCCACAAAAATGATTGATAAAAGTTAA
- a CDS encoding CatB-related O-acetyltransferase, translating to MTLRVIFLLKGKDKMSKSSKIYFLKDYITNEGIEVGDYTYFYSFKNEQGLKEFQNRNVLYHFPKIHKDKLIIGKYCAIADDVKFLMNGANHNMSGISTFSFAMFKEFNADPNTLLPTKIKGDTIVGNDVWIGYGSIIMPGVNIGNGSIIAAGSVVTKDVKPYSMVGGNPAKLIKMRFDENKISELEDLKWWDESIESISNMIDKLTK from the coding sequence ATGACCCTAAGGGTCATTTTTTTATTGAAAGGAAAAGATAAAATGTCTAAATCATCTAAAATATATTTTTTAAAAGACTATATAACAAACGAAGGAATAGAAGTAGGGGATTATACCTATTTTTATAGTTTCAAAAATGAACAAGGTCTAAAAGAGTTTCAAAACAGAAACGTTTTATATCATTTTCCTAAAATACATAAAGACAAACTAATAATAGGTAAATATTGTGCAATAGCAGATGATGTTAAATTTCTTATGAATGGTGCAAACCATAACATGAGTGGTATATCAACATTTTCTTTTGCTATGTTTAAAGAATTTAATGCTGATCCAAACACATTGCTACCCACAAAAATAAAAGGTGACACAATCGTTGGAAACGATGTTTGAATAGGATATGGATCAATAATAATGCCTGGTGTTAATATAGGTAACGGTTCTATTATAGCTGCAGGCTCTGTTGTAACAAAAGATGTAAAACCATATTCAATGGTTGGAGGGAACCCTGCAAAGTTAATTAAAATGCGTTTTGATGAAAATAAAATTTCTGAACTAGAAGACTTGAAATGATGGGATGAAAGTATAGAATCAATAAGTAACATGATAGACAAATTAACTAAATAA
- the rplJ gene encoding 50S ribosomal protein L10, whose protein sequence is MSNARPAHAKKNEIVKEIADRIKNCKGMAIAEYKNLTVAQMTELRNKAREQGIFIKVYKDSLVRRAVEELKITGLDAYLIQQNVYIFSDEEALFPAKLVSDFAKKNEDLVLKAGIYEGNVMDTAAINEIASLPSKDELYSMFASSLIYPLRQFMLTVKEIANTKSE, encoded by the coding sequence GTGTCAAACGCAAGACCAGCTCATGCTAAAAAGAATGAGATAGTTAAAGAAATTGCAGACAGAATCAAAAACTGTAAAGGTATGGCGATTGCTGAATACAAAAATTTAACTGTAGCACAAATGACAGAATTAAGAAACAAAGCTCGCGAACAAGGAATCTTTATCAAAGTTTATAAAGACTCATTAGTTAGAAGAGCAGTTGAAGAATTAAAAATTACTGGATTAGACGCTTACTTAATTCAACAAAATGTTTACATTTTCTCAGATGAAGAAGCTCTATTTCCTGCAAAACTAGTTTCAGATTTTGCTAAAAAGAACGAAGATTTAGTTCTTAAAGCCGGAATCTACGAAGGAAACGTTATGGATACAGCGGCAATCAATGAAATTGCTTCTCTACCATCAAAAGATGAACTATACTCAATGTTTGCTTCATCACTTATTTACCCATTACGTCAATTCATGTTGACTGTAAAAGAAATAGCAAATACAAAATCAGAATAA